A section of the Centroberyx gerrardi isolate f3 chromosome 8, fCenGer3.hap1.cur.20231027, whole genome shotgun sequence genome encodes:
- the rnft2 gene encoding E3 ubiquitin-protein ligase RNFT2 isoform X2, translating to MAWLSWGACGEERYAMQRRHSSNTDGMPSERSRSQTLGSESSLDEGGVFDCLKPDSPTSPQQLFSGLVGVPSGSVSSAPFQAAGLVLGSPPDVFIQMTASSREEGGPHRTEGGPFLPRPPQHHHHHHHFHHQPLQHRTSSLLQQATTAAGSERHGSREEAQEDPSTPAPALSELRAVVTWLQRGFPFILILLAKVCFQHKLGIAVCVGMASTFAFANSTFKHQVSLREERSVFVALWIMMFLAGNIVYLYYTFSQEELQNSLIFAKPNINSFDFFDLIWAVGITDFVLKYVTIGLKCFVLFLPKILLAFKSRGKFYLLIEELSQLFRALVPIQLWYKYIMGEDPSNSYFLGATLIIIYSLCKSFDICGRISAIRKALVILCSSQSYGVRASSQQCSEAGDVCAICQADFRDPIALLCQHVFCEDCLCLWFDRERTCPLCRSAVIETLRCWKDGTTSAHFQIY from the exons ATGGCATGGCTTTCTTGGGGAG CATGTGGTGAGGAGCGGTATGCCATGCAGAGGAGACACAGCAGCAACACGGATGGCATGCCCTCTGAAAG GAGCCGTAGCCAAACCCTGGGATCAGAGAGTAGCCTGGACGAGGGCGGTGTGTTCGACTGCCTGAAGCCCGACTCGCCAACTTCACCGCAGCAGCTCTTCTCTGGCCTGGTGGGCGTCCCCTCCGGCTCCGTCTCCTCTGCCCCCTTCCAGGCCGCCGGCCTCGTCCTGGGCTCTCCCCCGGACGTTTTTATCCAGATGACCGCCTCGTccagggaggaaggggggcCCCACCGCACTGAGGGTGGACCCTTCCTTCCCCGGCCGCCCCagcaccaccatcaccaccaccacttcCACCACCAGCCCCTGCAGCACCGgacctcctctctgctgcagcaggcCACCACGGCGGCCGGCTCAGAGAGGCACGGCTCCAGGGAGGAGGCCCAGGAGGACCCGTCCACCCCGGCCCCGGCCCTGTCCGAGCTGAGGGCGGTGGTCACCTGGCTGCAGAGGGGCTTCcccttcatcctcatcctcctggCTAAAGTCTGCTTCCAGCACAAGCTAG gtattgctgtgtgtgtggggatggcCAGCACATTTGCCTTCGCCAATTCCACATTTAAGCACCAAGTGTCATTACGG GAGGAACGTTCTGTATTTGTTGCTCTGTGGATCATGATGTTCCTTGCAGGGAACATAGTGTATCTCTACTACACGTTCAGCCAAGAGGAGCTGCAGAACAG CCTCATATTTGCTAAGCCCAACATCAACAGCTTTGACTTCTTTGATCTGATCTGGGCGGTGGGCATCACTGACTTTGTCCTCAAGTACGTCACCATCGGCCTGAAATGCTTTGTCCTCTTCCTGCCCAAGATTCTCCTGGCCTTCAAATCCAGG GGTAAGTTCTACCTGCTGATCGAGGAGCTGAGCCAGCTTTTTCGGGCGCTGGTGCCCATCCAGCTCTGGTACAAGTACATCATGGGAGAAGACCCTTCTAACAGTTACTTTCTAGGAGCCACACTCATCATCATCTACAGCCTCTGCAAG TCTTTTGACATCTGTGGGCGTATATCCGCCATACGCAAGGCCTTGGTCATCCTCTGCAGCTCTCAG AGTTACGGTGTGAGGGCCAGCAGCCAGCAGTGCAGCGAGGCGGGCGATGTCTGCGCTATTTGTCAAGCTGATTTCAGAGATCCCATAGCCCTTCTCTGTCAG cACGTGTTCTGCGAGGACTGCCTGTGCCTGTGGTTTGACCGGGAGCGAACGTGTCCGCTGTGCCGCTCTGCTGTCATTGAGACCCTGCGCTGCTGGAAGGACGGCACCACCTCTGCTCATTTCCAGATCTACTAG
- the rnft2 gene encoding E3 ubiquitin-protein ligase RNFT2 isoform X1, with protein sequence MQRRHSSNTDGMPSERSRSQTLGSESSLDEGGVFDCLKPDSPTSPQQLFSGLVGVPSGSVSSAPFQAAGLVLGSPPDVFIQMTASSREEGGPHRTEGGPFLPRPPQHHHHHHHFHHQPLQHRTSSLLQQATTAAGSERHGSREEAQEDPSTPAPALSELRAVVTWLQRGFPFILILLAKVCFQHKLGGTFCICCSVDHDVPCREHSVSLLHVQPRGAAEQGVFLFLSGLVLLIFAKPNINSFDFFDLIWAVGITDFVLKYVTIGLKCFVLFLPKILLAFKSRGKFYLLIEELSQLFRALVPIQLWYKYIMGEDPSNSYFLGATLIIIYSLCKSFDICGRISAIRKALVILCSSQSYGVRASSQQCSEAGDVCAICQADFRDPIALLCQHVFCEDCLCLWFDRERTCPLCRSAVIETLRCWKDGTTSAHFQIY encoded by the exons ATGCAGAGGAGACACAGCAGCAACACGGATGGCATGCCCTCTGAAAG GAGCCGTAGCCAAACCCTGGGATCAGAGAGTAGCCTGGACGAGGGCGGTGTGTTCGACTGCCTGAAGCCCGACTCGCCAACTTCACCGCAGCAGCTCTTCTCTGGCCTGGTGGGCGTCCCCTCCGGCTCCGTCTCCTCTGCCCCCTTCCAGGCCGCCGGCCTCGTCCTGGGCTCTCCCCCGGACGTTTTTATCCAGATGACCGCCTCGTccagggaggaaggggggcCCCACCGCACTGAGGGTGGACCCTTCCTTCCCCGGCCGCCCCagcaccaccatcaccaccaccacttcCACCACCAGCCCCTGCAGCACCGgacctcctctctgctgcagcaggcCACCACGGCGGCCGGCTCAGAGAGGCACGGCTCCAGGGAGGAGGCCCAGGAGGACCCGTCCACCCCGGCCCCGGCCCTGTCCGAGCTGAGGGCGGTGGTCACCTGGCTGCAGAGGGGCTTCcccttcatcctcatcctcctggCTAAAGTCTGCTTCCAGCACAAGCTAG GAGGAACGTTCTGTATTTGTTGCTCTGTGGATCATGATGTTCCTTGCAGGGAACATAGTGTATCTCTACTACACGTTCAGCCAAGAGGAGCTGCAGAACAG GGAGTGTTCCTGTTCTTGTCTGGTCTTGTCCT CCTCATATTTGCTAAGCCCAACATCAACAGCTTTGACTTCTTTGATCTGATCTGGGCGGTGGGCATCACTGACTTTGTCCTCAAGTACGTCACCATCGGCCTGAAATGCTTTGTCCTCTTCCTGCCCAAGATTCTCCTGGCCTTCAAATCCAGG GGTAAGTTCTACCTGCTGATCGAGGAGCTGAGCCAGCTTTTTCGGGCGCTGGTGCCCATCCAGCTCTGGTACAAGTACATCATGGGAGAAGACCCTTCTAACAGTTACTTTCTAGGAGCCACACTCATCATCATCTACAGCCTCTGCAAG TCTTTTGACATCTGTGGGCGTATATCCGCCATACGCAAGGCCTTGGTCATCCTCTGCAGCTCTCAG AGTTACGGTGTGAGGGCCAGCAGCCAGCAGTGCAGCGAGGCGGGCGATGTCTGCGCTATTTGTCAAGCTGATTTCAGAGATCCCATAGCCCTTCTCTGTCAG cACGTGTTCTGCGAGGACTGCCTGTGCCTGTGGTTTGACCGGGAGCGAACGTGTCCGCTGTGCCGCTCTGCTGTCATTGAGACCCTGCGCTGCTGGAAGGACGGCACCACCTCTGCTCATTTCCAGATCTACTAG
- the spring1 gene encoding SREBP regulating gene protein, with product MMVLRRLLRKRWVLGVVFGLSLIYFLTSTLKQEERTIRDRTLLEVRDSDHRIPWKVRFNLGNSSRQITQCRNSIQGKTLLTDELGYVCERKDLLVNGCCNVNAPSSRQYICKSCLANGCCNIYEYCVSCCLQPDKQPLLERFLNRAAEGFQNLFTAVEDHFELCLAKCRTSSQSVQHENTYRNPQAKYCYGESPPELLPI from the exons ATGATGGTGCTACGCCGATTACTGAGAAAGCGCTGGGTTTTAGGTGTAGTCTTTGGACTGTCTCTTATCTACTTCCTCACCAGCACACTCAAACAG GAGGAGAGAACGATACGGGACCGCACCCTGTTGGAGGTGAGGGATTCAGACCATCGCATCCCCTGGAAGGTCCGTTTCAACCTGGGCAACAGCAGCCGGCAGATCACTCAGTGCAGAAACTCCATCCAGGGCAAGACACTGCTCACAGATGAGCTCG GTTACGTCTGCGAGAGAAAGGACTTGCTGGTGAATGGCTGCTGTAACGTCAACGCCCCCAGCTCCAGACAGTACATTTGTAAAAGCTGCCTGGCCAACGGCTGCTGTAACATCTATGAGTACTGCGTGTCTTGCTGCCTCCAGCCTGATAAG CAACCTCTTCTTGAGCGCTTCCTGAATCGTGCAGCTGAAGGCTTCCAGAATCTCTTCACTGCTGTGGAGGACCATTTTGAGCTGTGCCTGGCCAAGTGCCGGACCTCCTCACAA AGTGTTCAACATGAGAACACCTACCGAAACCCTCAAGCAAAGTACTGCTATGGAGAAAGTCCTCCAGAACTCCTTCCTATATGA
- the LOC139910445 gene encoding uncharacterized protein LOC139910445: MKYQAGFLKVMCAWMVFLLQSWDAAHVPKKPFEAVTGARCRPKQMTALTKARVKECLTSFDEANGEDLPLWSPGFPELHTPQDSPPLGGKVQCSLLFMAQGLEEVLEDQKNNLNTEDVSLHEKLKDTVSMVNMLAVCVKDVLGGECSPEPPRPKMPKHAFERKKWGHTLLEAARLYLAWLEREVMVQMSKVEVKSNENPKDTEAPVTKYFEGSGYLQQISQ; this comes from the exons ATGAAATACCAAGCAG GATTTCTGAAAGTGATGTGTGCCTGGATGGTGTTTCTGTTGCAAAGCTGGGATGCAGCCCACGTGCCAAAGAAGCCTTTCGAAGCTGTCACCGGCGCGCGCTGCAGGCCGAAACAGATGACAGCTCTTACCAAAGCCCGAGTCAAAGAGTGCTTGACCAGCTTT GATGAAGCCAATGGGGAGGATCTCCCTCTGTGGTCCCCAGGCTTCCCAGAGCTCCACACCCCCCAGGACTCCCCTCCACTCGGAGGGAAAGTTCAGTGTAGCCTGCTCTTCATGGCCCAAGGCCTGGAGGAAGTCCTGGAGGACCAGAAAAATAACTTGAACACCGAAGATGTTTCACTTCACGAGAAGCTCAAGGATACCGTCTCCATGGTGAACAtgcttgcagtgtgtgtgaaggatgTTCTGGGAGGCGAGTGCTCCCCGGAGCCACCACGTCCCAAAATGCCCAAGCATGCATTTGAGAGGAAGAAGTGGGGCCACACGCTGCTGGAGGCAGCCAGACTCTATCTGGCCTGGCTGGAGCGTGAGGTTATGGTCCAAATGTCTAAAGTCGAAGTAAAAAGTAATGAAAACCCTAAAGATACTGAGGCACCTGTTACAAAATACTTTGAGGGGAGTGGATATCTCCAGCAAATCTCACAGTGA